One Trichosurus vulpecula isolate mTriVul1 chromosome 7, mTriVul1.pri, whole genome shotgun sequence genomic region harbors:
- the LOC118856523 gene encoding polyunsaturated fatty acid lipoxygenase ALOX12-like isoform X1 produces the protein MGRYRIRVATGSFAFSGSTNQVQLWLVGLRAEVELGLRLRPARGQMEDFEVDVSEDLGPLLFVKLRKIHLLLKDAWFCNHITVWVFEQSMEKEIVFPCYRWVEGDGIICLPEATAWMMRNEGQGLFQKHGQEELEERRTLYRWATWKEGLPLSVDAASEKDLPLDVRFHEEKKIDFEGTRAAGMIDIALKRLYTLLSSWNSLEDFDQIFWGNKSALAKRVHQSWKDDDFFGYQFLNGVNPTLLRRSTSLPIRLMIPPGTEDLQAQLERKLQEGCLFEADFSLLAGIQANVIQGERQHLAAPLVMLKMEPDGKLLPMAIQVREPRHPSPDPPVFLPSDSSLTWLLAKAWVKNSDFQLHELQAHLLKTHLMAEVFAVATMRCLPGMHPIFKLLIPHFRYTLEINTRARTALISDGGIFDQVVNTGGGGHLDILRKAMACLTYRSLCPPDDLADRGLLGVPSALYAHDALRLWDIISRYVQGIVHLHYSEDEVVQGDPEVQSWCQEITEIGLCGAQERGFPISFQSRAELCHFVTMCIFTCTAQHSAINQGQLDWYAWVPNAPCTMRQPPPTTKDVTLEMVMATLPNVHQACLQMTIVWHLGRFQPDMVPLGHHKEEYFSGPEHKAVLNRFQEDLNTLEREIVVRNEGLDLPYYYLQPSRIENSITI, from the exons ATGGGTCGCTACCGCATACGCGTAGCCACTGGGAGCTTTGCCTTCTCAGGGTCCACCAACCAAGTGCAGCTGTGGCTGGTCGGGCTGCGTGCAGAGGTGGAACTGGGGCTGCGGCTGCGGCCAGCTCGAGGACAG ATGGAGGATTTTGAAGTTGATgtctcagaagacctgggtccccTCCTGTTTGTGAAGCTTCGTAAAATCCACCTTCTGCTGAAGGATGCCTGGTTCTGCAACCACATAACTGTTTGGGTCTTTGAGCAGAGCATGGAGAAGGAGATAGTGTTCCCCTGCTACCGCTGGGTGGAAGGGGATGGCATCATCTGCCTTCCCGAGGCCACTG CTTGGATGATGAGAAATGAAGGCCAGGGCCTGTTTCAGAAACATGGACAAGAAGAGCTGGAGGAGAGAAGGACACTCTACCG CTGGGCCACCTGGAAGGAAGGGTTACCCTTGTCAGTGGATGCAGCATCAGAGAAAGACCTGCCCCTGGATGTGAGATTCCATGAGGAGAAGAAGATTGACTTTGAGGGGACACGGGCTGCAGG AATGATCGATATCGCCCTTAAACGTCTGTACACCCTCCTGAGCTCCTGGAATAGCTTGGAAGATTTTGACCAAATCTTCTGGGGCAACAAGAGTGCCCTGGCCA AGAGGGTGCATCAGTCCTGGAAGGATGATGATTTTTTTGGCTACCAGTTCCTCAATGGTGTCAACCCCACACTGTTGAGAAGGTCCACCTCACTCCCCATTCGACTTATGATCCCCCCAGGGACAGAGGACCTTCAGGCCCAGCTGGAAAGAAAACTCCAG GAGGGTTGCCTGTTTGAAGCTGACTTTTCCCTGCTGGCTGGAATCCAGGCCAATGTCATCCAGGGAGAGAGGCAACATCTGGCTGCCCCCCTAGTTATGTTAAAGATGGAGCCTGATGGGAAGCTGCTACCCATGGCCATCCAGGTGAGGGAACCCAGGCATCCTT CTCCAGACCCACCAGTCTTCCTGCCCTCAGATTCCTCTCTCACTTGGCTCCTGGCCAAGGCCTGGGTCAAGAATTCTGATTTCCAGCTGCATGAGCTGCAAGCACATCTGCTGAAGACCCATTTGATGGCTGAGGTGTTTGCTGTAGCCACCATGAGGTGCCTCCCGGGGATGCACCCCATCTTCAAG CTCCTGATACCTCACTTCCGCTACACACTGGAGATTAACACTCGTGCCCGAACCGCGCTTATCTCTGATGGGGGAATTTTTGATCAG GTGGTGAACACTGGTGGGGGAGGTCACCTGGATATCCTCCGAAAGGCAATGGCCTGTCTGACTTATAGATCCCTCTGCCCTCCTGATGACCTGGCAGACCGAGGGCTTCTGGGGGTTCCATCAGCTCTCTATGCTCATGATGCCCTTCGGCTCTGGGACATCATCTCCCG GTATGTGCAAGGAATAGTCCATCTCCACTATTCAGAAGATGAGGTTGTGCAAGGAGACCCTGAAGTACAGAGTTGGTGCCAAGAGATCACTGAGATTGGGCTGTGTGGGGCCCAGGAACGGG gaTTTCCCATCTCTTTCCAGTCCCGTGCTGAGCTCTGCCACTTTGTCACCATGTGCATCTTCACATGTACAGCCCAACACTCAGCCATTAATCAGGGACag TTAGACTGGTATGCCTGGGTCCCTAATGCTCCATGCACTATGAGGCAGCCACCACCAACCACAAAGGATGTAACATTAGAGATGGTGATGGCCACACTGCCCAATGTCCATCAGGCCTGTCTCCAGATGACTATTGTATGGCACCTGGGTCGGTTCCAGCCAGACATG gTACCCCTGGGTCATCACAAGGAGGAATACTTCTCAGGGCCTGAGCACAAGGCTGTGCTGAACCGTTTCCAGGAAGATTTAAATACTCTAGAAAGGGAGATTGTGGTCCGTAATGAAGGCCTAGACCTACCCTATTATTACCTTCAGCCAAGCCGGATAGAGAACAGTATTACCATCTAA
- the LOC118856523 gene encoding polyunsaturated fatty acid lipoxygenase ALOX12-like isoform X2 has protein sequence MGRYRIRVATGSFAFSGSTNQVQLWLVGLRAEVELGLRLRPARGQMEDFEVDVSEDLGPLLFVKLRKIHLLLKDAWFCNHITVWVFEQSMEKEIVFPCYRWVEGDGIICLPEATGEKVGNEGQGLFQKHGQEELEERRTLYRWATWKEGLPLSVDAASEKDLPLDVRFHEEKKIDFEGTRAAGMIDIALKRLYTLLSSWNSLEDFDQIFWGNKSALAKRVHQSWKDDDFFGYQFLNGVNPTLLRRSTSLPIRLMIPPGTEDLQAQLERKLQEGCLFEADFSLLAGIQANVIQGERQHLAAPLVMLKMEPDGKLLPMAIQLQLPCSGAPDPPVFLPSDSSLTWLLAKAWVKNSDFQLHELQAHLLKTHLMAEVFAVATMRCLPGMHPIFKLLIPHFRYTLEINTRARTALISDGGIFDQVVNTGGGGHLDILRKAMACLTYRSLCPPDDLADRGLLGVPSALYAHDALRLWDIISRYVQGIVHLHYSEDEVVQGDPEVQSWCQEITEIGLCGAQERGFPISFQSRAELCHFVTMCIFTCTAQHSAINQGQLDWYAWVPNAPCTMRQPPPTTKDVTLEMVMATLPNVHQACLQMTIVWHLGRFQPDMVPLGHHKEEYFSGPEHKAVLNRFQEDLNTLEREIVVRNEGLDLPYYYLQPSRIENSITI, from the exons ATGGGTCGCTACCGCATACGCGTAGCCACTGGGAGCTTTGCCTTCTCAGGGTCCACCAACCAAGTGCAGCTGTGGCTGGTCGGGCTGCGTGCAGAGGTGGAACTGGGGCTGCGGCTGCGGCCAGCTCGAGGACAG ATGGAGGATTTTGAAGTTGATgtctcagaagacctgggtccccTCCTGTTTGTGAAGCTTCGTAAAATCCACCTTCTGCTGAAGGATGCCTGGTTCTGCAACCACATAACTGTTTGGGTCTTTGAGCAGAGCATGGAGAAGGAGATAGTGTTCCCCTGCTACCGCTGGGTGGAAGGGGATGGCATCATCTGCCTTCCCGAGGCCACTGGTGAGAAGG TGGG AAATGAAGGCCAGGGCCTGTTTCAGAAACATGGACAAGAAGAGCTGGAGGAGAGAAGGACACTCTACCG CTGGGCCACCTGGAAGGAAGGGTTACCCTTGTCAGTGGATGCAGCATCAGAGAAAGACCTGCCCCTGGATGTGAGATTCCATGAGGAGAAGAAGATTGACTTTGAGGGGACACGGGCTGCAGG AATGATCGATATCGCCCTTAAACGTCTGTACACCCTCCTGAGCTCCTGGAATAGCTTGGAAGATTTTGACCAAATCTTCTGGGGCAACAAGAGTGCCCTGGCCA AGAGGGTGCATCAGTCCTGGAAGGATGATGATTTTTTTGGCTACCAGTTCCTCAATGGTGTCAACCCCACACTGTTGAGAAGGTCCACCTCACTCCCCATTCGACTTATGATCCCCCCAGGGACAGAGGACCTTCAGGCCCAGCTGGAAAGAAAACTCCAG GAGGGTTGCCTGTTTGAAGCTGACTTTTCCCTGCTGGCTGGAATCCAGGCCAATGTCATCCAGGGAGAGAGGCAACATCTGGCTGCCCCCCTAGTTATGTTAAAGATGGAGCCTGATGGGAAGCTGCTACCCATGGCCATCCAG CTCCAGCTTCCCTGCTCTGGAGCTCCAGACCCACCAGTCTTCCTGCCCTCAGATTCCTCTCTCACTTGGCTCCTGGCCAAGGCCTGGGTCAAGAATTCTGATTTCCAGCTGCATGAGCTGCAAGCACATCTGCTGAAGACCCATTTGATGGCTGAGGTGTTTGCTGTAGCCACCATGAGGTGCCTCCCGGGGATGCACCCCATCTTCAAG CTCCTGATACCTCACTTCCGCTACACACTGGAGATTAACACTCGTGCCCGAACCGCGCTTATCTCTGATGGGGGAATTTTTGATCAG GTGGTGAACACTGGTGGGGGAGGTCACCTGGATATCCTCCGAAAGGCAATGGCCTGTCTGACTTATAGATCCCTCTGCCCTCCTGATGACCTGGCAGACCGAGGGCTTCTGGGGGTTCCATCAGCTCTCTATGCTCATGATGCCCTTCGGCTCTGGGACATCATCTCCCG GTATGTGCAAGGAATAGTCCATCTCCACTATTCAGAAGATGAGGTTGTGCAAGGAGACCCTGAAGTACAGAGTTGGTGCCAAGAGATCACTGAGATTGGGCTGTGTGGGGCCCAGGAACGGG gaTTTCCCATCTCTTTCCAGTCCCGTGCTGAGCTCTGCCACTTTGTCACCATGTGCATCTTCACATGTACAGCCCAACACTCAGCCATTAATCAGGGACag TTAGACTGGTATGCCTGGGTCCCTAATGCTCCATGCACTATGAGGCAGCCACCACCAACCACAAAGGATGTAACATTAGAGATGGTGATGGCCACACTGCCCAATGTCCATCAGGCCTGTCTCCAGATGACTATTGTATGGCACCTGGGTCGGTTCCAGCCAGACATG gTACCCCTGGGTCATCACAAGGAGGAATACTTCTCAGGGCCTGAGCACAAGGCTGTGCTGAACCGTTTCCAGGAAGATTTAAATACTCTAGAAAGGGAGATTGTGGTCCGTAATGAAGGCCTAGACCTACCCTATTATTACCTTCAGCCAAGCCGGATAGAGAACAGTATTACCATCTAA